DNA from Colletotrichum higginsianum IMI 349063 chromosome 7 map unlocalized unitig_7, whole genome shotgun sequence:
ACGCCATCGACAGCTCCAATCCAACCAAACAAACTTGGTGGAAAATATACCCGATTGTTTCGATGTGACTTCACGCCCGCGAGTATCTTCTAGCAATTGTCGTCTCTCGCGCTATCCGTTGAGCGACCTGCATCGAAATCCTCTACTTCGTTAATGTAAAACAAGGTCTCCACGCCGAAGCACCATTTCTTCAGCCACAGGATCGTGTCGTTCCATCCTGTCCATCCGAATAACGTCAACAACACGCTATCCCGCCATTCGTCTGAACCATTTGTACGCCTAACACAACCCCGAGGGTCGCTGAAGTCATGCCGGCCCCCCGCGCAGCAATCGTTGGAGCAGGACCTGCCAGTAAGCTTCTCTTGTGAAAGATACAAGTTGTCTTTTTGCTCGGACTCTCCTGTTCTCTTAGCTTTTACCACCGCTGCTCTCAGCTTCTTCCAGTAGACCCGTTGGGTGTATGCCGGCGCGCCCGCCATATCTGGCCATCGTCGAAGCAGCAGTATTCGAAGGCGAGGCTTCGCCGGACTTTCGATCCCAGAGCGGGAGCAGCTTAGACCTGCACACAGAGAATGGACTGGCCGCGTTGAAGCAGGCCGGCCTTTTTGACGAGTTCTTGAAGTATGCGAGATACGACGGACAGTACATAGCCATCTTCAACTAGAACAACAAGCCCTGGTTCGTTAGGTCCGCGACGGGTTCTGGTAGCTCGATCCAGGAGCGGCCCGAGATCGACCGGCCGAAGCTGCGCAAGCTTCTCGCCGAATCCCTCCCCGTAGCTGTGATCAAGTGGGGGCACCACCTCAAGGAAGTCACCCATAAGCAGTCTCATCTTTGAGCATACCGCCGTTACTGGCTTCTACTTTGTAATAGGGGCAGACGGGGTATGAAGCAAGGTTAGCAAATTCCCGACAACGGACATCAGACCGCTTTGGGCCGAAATCAGCACATTTGGCATGGTCATTCCGAGtgcggccgagacggccaCTGACGTTTACAAGCTGGCCGACAAAGACGGCGTTTTGCCAACAGTGACGGCAAGCGACTTACCATCCAGCAAGTGGGCGACGGAAGCCTGATTGTGTATGCGTCCACCGCcttggacggcggcgaggattGGGCTTCACCAGACGTCTAGGATACGATTTGAACGACCTTGACGAAGCATAGAAGGCTCTGCTGATCCTACACCGGGATTGGGGCCAAGAGCTGACAGAGGCAATAGTTAAAGTGGAAGGTGACTGCACGTTGAGATCGCTTTACAAGCTCCCGGTGGACTTCATGTGACCGAACCGGTGTAGTGTCACGGTCATTGGGGACACAGCGCACTCGTCGACACCACTTTTAGGCGAGGGTGTTAACGTCACGCTTGAGGACGCGATGAAGTTGGCAAGTGCCATCATCCACACAGCAAGCAAAAGAGGCGACCCCGACCTGCTTGACGGGGGGATCAAGGCGTTCGAGAACGAGATGCCCATTCCGCATGAACAAAGTGCAGCGGCTGACGAAGGAGCTCATGCGCGACTATATGTTCACGCCGGGTTCGCCGCGGACGACCATCGCGATGTCGATAACGAGGCTTGTCAAGTCCGAGACACCATAGGTGTTCCATCCGCTGGCTGCCGGCATGGTGCACTCATTCTTTTTTTCATGCGCCGGCTGCTGGCGCCTTAAAAGCAGAGGAAATGACGGCACGGTAGGTTTGTGGTCGGGTTAAGGTCCCTGCTACCCACGGGGGGTTGCTTTATTCCGTATTGGTTACCCATGCTCCCGGGATAGGGAGGCGATCTTCATCTTGTCGTGTGGCGCAGCAGCGTCTTGTCAAATGCAAAAAACGTGCTACCCAACCTTCATCCAACCTTGTatgatgagagagagaccaAAAGCCCAACACTTGATTTCGTGGATCGTGGAGAGTATTGTGCAGGATTGTCGGAGTGAACCAGGTGAGCCTGCGGCTCGACAATTGCGATTCGTGATGTCATGATGCGCCCGAGTCCATGGGGTGCCTGGCCTCGCGGGACTGTTGAAACGACAGACTGGTCTTCCTCCGACAATGGCTCGCAGGGTTCGGGCATCGAGCGAAGGTCCTTTGACTCGAGTGACAGCAGAAGACTGGTGAAGCCTGAATGCACTGACCATGTCCTCGTGTTGGTGTTTACCACATTAGGCGGACGTCTGAAGAGGAGAGAGCAACGATGCGTCAAGCTAATCGAAGCAACGCCCGGACATTTTTTTGTATAATTTTGTTGGCTTTGCGAAGAACTTGAATGGAGTGGGAAATGGGGACAGAAATCCCTCATGACGACAGGTTCGACGTACCCCAGAACGCCTGTATGGACATAAGAGATTGCGCTGCTGAGGTTGAGGTTGCATCTGGCATATCCGTAGACCTTACAGCCTGCTATTGTTTTGAAACATTCCACTGTGTTTCATCGCAGAGATTGCACGTATCCAGCTCAAGGGGTTGTGGGTGGTGGCCTTGGGTGAAGGTGAATGGATGGATAGATGTGATGTGAGCGGAATGGCATATCAGGTGGCTGGTAATTGGGGCACGTGCATGCTGGGTTGAGGAACGAGCATGGATGTCAAGCCACTAAGAAAGAATAGAAGCCAATCAGAAAGCAAGTCTTGGATCCACTGTCAGGATGAGGTGACGGGCAGCGGACTGGAACTGGGGACACAAGGGCACCATAAACAAGGTGACGAGTCTGTACCTTTTCTGTACTGTACCTGCCTAGCAGCCTAGGTAAGGTAGCCTGAGTCTTTGACTGGGGGGCAACATCAACAGTGGACATGGCAAAAAGAGGGCACAGCAAGGGGCGGAAAAGGGACTTGTGAAGTGAAGGAGACTTCAAGGAGTGAATGACTGAACGCGTGCGGATTTTCTCCAGCGGGCCTTTTCGGGGCCTTGGGCCTGGATGCTGGGTCTTTGGGCTGAAAAGGCCATGGACAAGACTCTCCGCTTTCCGAACACGGTTCAACATACATTGCATATACGTGATCCGACCTGTGTATGTATACCTcgtacatacatacatacatgcCTTCACCACTCACGCTAAATCCCACCTCGTAATCGCTTTGGCCTTTTGCTTTGCACTGCTTTGCGCTCCAGCATCTGCAACTTCTAGTCATCCTACTTATTTTTTTAGACACTCTGTAAGCCAGTAACACACTTGCGCACGCGATTGTGTACAGACAATAACAGAAATCCTGAGGGACAGACAGCCGCTAGCAAGGCATTGCATTGCATTGCAGGACCCCGTTTTGCGCTCTAACGCGTTGCTGCTATTGCTTCCACAGCTTCCATCTCCTACACCTCCACCCACACAATTAGCACCCTTTCGCAGCATCCAGACCTAACGATTCCCTCCTACCGACCCTCGCCGCTGCACAGAAATCCTCCTTCTCAGGCATCAGATAAGGAACCTGCGACTTTCTTTCACCCGACAGTCCAGCACATttcgctgctgctgcttcctTTGCTGCcagtggcatggtcggcAACCCCCCTCCTAAATAACTGCAACCGCAACCGAGCCGGTCGATCACATTGCTTCAATAGCTGTCTCCCGACCTTTTGCTCTTGCCTCTGGGTATCTTGGATCGGACAACCAGCTTGGGGAAGAGCGAGGTAGAGGAGGACATAATATTTGCGACAAGCACAACTCCAACCCTCTATTTCAACCTATGATGCAGGCGCCAGGCTCTTCACAGCGCATGCAACGGCGCTCCCCAGGGGCTGAACCTGGACCTCCGCCAAATGTGCCAGTTCGATCTATATCACCTGCTTCCGGGATGCAGCCGAGGGCTTCCAACGCCTCCAACCGATCCGCCCCGCCAAGTGGCGGGATGCGGAGATCGAATGTGAGTATGATTGCACATTCCAACAGCCAGGAGTCCATCTTCAGACAGCAATCCGTTGCAGAGCATCATCTTTGCAACAGACTATCGCCCATTCATTTACTATCCACTTGGTGGTGCCTGCAGCTAATCCAATCCTCCATAATAGAACTCTACTAGCTCAGCCATGCCCTTATCGCAAATCGAGAAAAGTGTCACCCACTTGCTAGTCGCGACTAAACAACTCCTAGAAACACTGACACAATGGTCGCGTGGCCAGGCTACCGATGGCCAGGTGTCCGATGTGTATGTCCGGCTGGGATACGAGTTCAACATGGCCTGCCGGGCCTTTACAGCCATCAACGTGGATACCTCCGACCTAGGCAACGTCCCCGAGTTGCTACGAAGCATACTAGAGGCCACCCTGAGCCAAGAAGCAAGCACCGAGAGCTTGGAGAAATACCTGCCGCGCATTCGGGATATCATCATTAATCTGCTCCACGGATTGAAGCGCAAGCAGCAGAAGCTGCGGCAGAAGCAGCCGAGAGACAGGGAGAGCGGTGGTTCGGCTGGCGCGCCTGAGCGGACGACGAGCACGAGTACGATCGGTAGCGCGAATACTGGTTTGACGAAtctgctggaggagggcaTACAGAATGGGTACCGGCCAGACGCCCAGAGAGAATCGTCCCAGTCGGCAGGTGGCCCGGCAAGTACATCTCCAAACCGTCGCTACATGGCCCCGAGGGACCAGTCGCGCGGCTCCGTTAATTCGGAACAGTCTTCTCTGTCCAGCAAtacgatgcagaacatctCCGTCGTGCCGCCGTaccccggcgacgaggcgtcgatgccgtccgcgccgtccGCAGAGGTCAATGTCGATTCGttccccccgccgcccccgcctcccAAGCAGCAATCGAGTGCCTTCGCCGCTCTGCAGAAAGGAGGCGACCTGGAGAGAAGGGCTTCTCGGCGATACTCGCAATACCAAATATCCAAACACTTGGGCAGCGCCATGAATGGCGTGCCTATGTTGCCGTCACAAAACTCGCCCATACCCaaccgcggccgaggcgaagTCCGGGAGTCTCTGCGTGCCGTTCAGACTCGGGAGACCGTCCGCCAGAGTCGCGTGCCAAAGCAGCCGCAGCTGGATACGTCGCCTGTGAGGGCTCAAAGTCGCAACAATGAGGAGCCTCCGGCCGAACTGCCGGCAGCGAGACCCGAGAGCCCAACGATTCAGACACCCGAAGACAAGTACCCCCAACCTAGCGCCACGTTGAAGGGACCCTTGAGCGATGACCTCCCTATCATGTCTCCCGATGATGATCGCAAACCTGAATCGCCAAACAAGGACGAGCAAAAGGAGTCACCGGTGATCAGGACGCCCGAAAAGAAGCGAGACGCCAGCTTCCTTCACGAGCAATCTCCGCCGTTGACGACAGACCTGACTTTATTCCTGCAATACAAGTCAAAGGTCAAGAAATTCGTGCTGCCTGAAGGTTACAGCGAGCTTTCTATTGGGCGGCTCCAGCTGGCCTTCATCGAGAAGTTCTCATGGAACACGCATGCCAACGGCGCGGACTTGCCGGAAATCTACATCCAGGACCCCGTATCCGGCGTCAGACACGAACTTGAGGACCTCTCGGACATCAAGGATCGAACCGTCTTGGTGTTGAACGTCGAGCCACTTGACGAAGTCAAGCGACATATTGACGAGGGCATCGGACAACTTAAGAAGATCGTGCAGGACGTGAAGCAGAACATGGACGACCAGAGCCTGGCGATACAGAGAGTATCTGAACGACAGCAGGAAGCGGCCACAGAGATGGCAAGGTTGGCTTCTGCGCCACCTGCTGTCTCGGCGCCCGCTGACGGGACCAAGTCAGTtggcgtcgcgggcggccGTAAACTCGCCGCTGGACACATTACCGAGATCCAGACCCTTCGCCGTGATCTGGCCGTCATGCGTCAAGCATACTCCAACTTCCAGTCGGAGATCCAAGGCTCCATGTCCGCCATTCGCGCCAAGGCAAGCAACGTCAAGGCCGCGGTGGTGAAAACCTCGATCCCCACTATTGAGGGTGATACCGGCCATGCTTATGTCACCAAGGGCCGCGAACAGCTCAACACGGACTCTGACCGACTTGTCGCCAGGGTTGACGATCTGCAAGACCTGGTGGAGGACCTCCGAAAAGACGTGGTTCATCGTGGCGTGCGGCCGCTACCTAGGCAACTGGAGACCGTTGCCATGGACATTACGAAACTTTCAAAGGAGCTCAAAAAGGTGGAGGATTACatgaaggaagagaagccCATCTGGACCAAGATCTGggagaaggagctcgaggacgtctGCAAGGGCCGTGACGAGCTGCGCCTTATGGAGG
Protein-coding regions in this window:
- a CDS encoding Actin interacting protein 3 produces the protein MMQAPGSSQRMQRRSPGAEPGPPPNVPVRSISPASGMQPRASNASNRSAPPSGGMRRSNATDGQVSDVYVRLGYEFNMACRAFTAINVDTSDLGNVPELLRSILEATLSQEASTESLEKYLPRIRDIIINLLHGLKRKQQKLRQKQPRDRESGGSAGAPERTTSTSTIGSANTGLTNLLEEGIQNGYRPDAQRESSQSAGGPASTSPNRRYMAPRDQSRGSVNSEQSSLSSNTMQNISVVPPYPGDEASMPSAPSAEVNVDSFPPPPPPPKQQSSAFAALQKGGDLERRASRRYSQYQISKHLGSAMNGVPMLPSQNSPIPNRGRGEVRESLRAVQTRETVRQSRVPKQPQLDTSPVRAQSRNNEEPPAELPAARPESPTIQTPEDKYPQPSATLKGPLSDDLPIMSPDDDRKPESPNKDEQKESPVIRTPEKKRDASFLHEQSPPLTTDLTLFLQYKSKVKKFVLPEGYSELSIGRLQLAFIEKFSWNTHANGADLPEIYIQDPVSGVRHELEDLSDIKDRTVLVLNVEPLDEVKRHIDEGIGQLKKIVQDVKQNMDDQSLAIQRVSERQQEAATEMARLASAPPAVSAPADGTKSVGVAGGRKLAAGHITEIQTLRRDLAVMRQAYSNFQSEIQGSMSAIRAKASNVKAAVVKTSIPTIEGDTGHAYVTKGREQLNTDSDRLVARVDDLQDLVEDLRKDVVHRGVRPLPRQLETVAMDITKLSKELKKVEDYMKEEKPIWTKIWEKELEDVCKGRDELRLMEDLMIDLQDDLEKASETFALVEQATKEQLKDNGTTASAGTARNFSKGLNSLGNSSDPNAAKDGVLGEVRALQPNHENRLEAIERAEKLRQKELEGRKGNELQRELSNFVEEGKLKKSGGFEEVERARKAKDDMIRRQVWERQNGVVAEEEEEEVEYEEVEEEEEEEEGGATGEANSADAPADADKAAASAAPPAA
- a CDS encoding Tetracycline resistance protein from transposon, whose amino-acid sequence is MPAPRAAIVGAGPATSSSRPVGCMPARPPYLAIVEAAVFEGEASPDFRSQSGSSLDLHTENGLAALKQAGLFDEFLKSATGSGSSIQERPEIDRPKLRKLLAESLPVAVIKWGHHLKEVTHKQPLWAEISTFGMVIPSAAETATDVYKLADKDGVLPTVTASDLPSSNVTVIGDTAHSSTPLLGEGVNVTLEDAMKLASAIIHTASKRGDPDLLDGGIKAFENEMPIPHEQSAAADEGAHARLYVHAGFAADDHRDVDNEACQVRDTIGVPSAGCRHGALILFFMRRLLAP